In a single window of the Streptomyces sp. HUAS ZL42 genome:
- a CDS encoding carbohydrate ABC transporter permease, whose translation MAAVATTTTLRRIRRRPSLGRIVAWAVMAAIVLITLLPFYWILRTALSTNTSLAAHPGDPLPTGLTGGGFERALGLQSTKEAIAQGGAGGGLRFWRYLINSVVVSTLITVCQIFFSSMAAYAFARLRWRGRDKVFGLFLAGLMVPTIFTLLPNFVLIKQLGLVDNLLGIALPTMFMTPFAVFFLRQFFMNVPREVEEAALLDGAGKIRIFFRVMLPMASTPILTLGVLTYITSWNDYFWPLMVSYSDSSRVLTVALAIFRAQTPQTGYDWSGLMAATLIAALPMLVLFGFFARRIVSSISFTGIK comes from the coding sequence ATGGCTGCCGTGGCAACCACGACGACCCTACGGCGGATCAGGCGCCGGCCCTCCCTGGGCCGGATCGTGGCCTGGGCGGTGATGGCCGCGATCGTGCTCATCACCCTGCTGCCGTTCTACTGGATCCTGCGCACCGCGCTGTCCACCAACACCTCGCTGGCCGCCCACCCCGGCGATCCCCTGCCCACCGGTCTCACCGGCGGCGGCTTCGAGCGGGCCCTGGGCCTGCAGTCCACCAAGGAGGCCATCGCGCAGGGCGGCGCGGGCGGCGGGCTGAGGTTCTGGCGCTATCTGATCAATTCGGTGGTCGTCTCCACCCTGATCACCGTCTGCCAGATCTTCTTCTCCTCCATGGCCGCCTACGCCTTCGCCCGGCTGCGGTGGCGCGGCCGGGACAAGGTGTTCGGACTGTTCCTGGCCGGCCTGATGGTGCCGACCATCTTCACCCTGCTGCCGAACTTCGTGCTCATCAAGCAACTCGGCCTGGTGGACAACCTGCTGGGCATCGCCCTGCCGACGATGTTCATGACGCCGTTCGCGGTGTTCTTCCTCCGGCAGTTCTTCATGAACGTGCCCCGGGAGGTCGAGGAGGCGGCCCTCCTCGACGGCGCCGGGAAGATACGGATCTTCTTCCGGGTGATGCTGCCGATGGCGTCCACGCCCATCCTCACGCTGGGCGTGCTGACGTACATCACCTCCTGGAACGACTACTTCTGGCCGCTGATGGTGTCCTACAGCGACAGCTCGCGGGTGCTCACCGTGGCCCTGGCGATCTTCCGGGCGCAGACCCCGCAGACCGGTTACGACTGGTCCGGCCTGATGGCCGCCACGCTCATCGCCGCGCTCCCGATGCTCGTGCTCTTCGGCTTCTTCGCGCGCCGCATCGTCAGCTCCATCAGCTTCACCGGGATCAAGTAA
- a CDS encoding Gfo/Idh/MocA family protein → MSFSLGIVGAGQFSGQFAKLFLAHPGVSDVYVTDLLPERAEQLAAAEGLSGTFPSYKAMLESKAVDAVAVFTQRWTHGPLVLQGLNAGKHVYSAVPMAITTEEIAAIIDTVKATGLTYMMGETSQYNPATVHARNQIAEGAFGRIFYAEGDYVHDMDLGFYEAYQYSGGDNWKATASYPPLLYPTHAVGGVLGAWQTHAVSVSAIGVVDDRGDGVFDRSVSQFDNDVSNASALFEVAGGGSFRTNEFRRVGYPSHIRESRFRFFGTEASMEQLATVALWQDKNGVKDISELLEPKPTMSPDDPSLQHIAPDLRAAFTSGSAPVHDRSRLPREFDNLHNGHEGSHHFLVDDFVTAVNARTLPSVNAWVAARYTLPGIIAHESARQGGVRLEIPDFGDAPEA, encoded by the coding sequence ATGTCGTTCTCGCTCGGCATCGTCGGCGCCGGCCAGTTCTCCGGCCAGTTCGCCAAGCTGTTCCTGGCCCACCCCGGCGTCAGCGACGTCTACGTCACCGACCTGCTGCCCGAACGGGCCGAGCAGCTCGCCGCCGCGGAGGGACTCAGCGGCACGTTCCCCTCGTACAAGGCGATGCTGGAGTCGAAGGCGGTCGACGCCGTCGCCGTCTTCACCCAGCGCTGGACCCACGGCCCGCTGGTGCTCCAGGGCCTCAACGCGGGCAAGCACGTGTACTCGGCCGTCCCCATGGCGATCACCACCGAGGAGATCGCCGCGATCATCGACACGGTCAAGGCGACCGGGCTGACCTACATGATGGGCGAGACCAGCCAGTACAACCCGGCGACCGTGCACGCCCGCAACCAGATCGCCGAGGGCGCCTTCGGGCGGATCTTCTACGCCGAGGGCGACTACGTCCACGACATGGACCTGGGCTTCTACGAGGCGTACCAGTACAGCGGCGGCGACAACTGGAAGGCCACCGCCAGTTATCCCCCGCTGCTCTATCCGACGCACGCGGTGGGCGGTGTGCTGGGCGCCTGGCAGACGCATGCGGTGAGCGTGTCGGCGATCGGAGTCGTCGACGACCGCGGCGACGGCGTCTTCGACCGGTCCGTCAGCCAGTTCGACAACGACGTGTCCAACGCGAGCGCGCTGTTCGAGGTGGCGGGCGGCGGTTCGTTCCGTACGAACGAGTTCCGGCGCGTGGGCTACCCCTCCCACATCCGGGAGTCGCGCTTCCGATTCTTCGGCACGGAGGCGAGCATGGAGCAACTCGCGACGGTCGCCCTGTGGCAGGACAAGAACGGGGTCAAGGACATCAGCGAGCTCCTCGAACCCAAGCCCACCATGTCCCCTGACGACCCGTCACTGCAGCACATCGCCCCGGATCTGCGGGCCGCCTTCACATCGGGCTCGGCTCCGGTGCACGACCGCTCGCGTCTGCCGCGGGAGTTCGACAACCTGCACAACGGGCACGAGGGCAGCCACCACTTCCTGGTCGACGACTTCGTGACCGCCGTCAACGCGCGGACACTGCCGTCGGTGAACGCCTGGGTGGCGGCCCGCTACACCCTGCCGGGCATCATCGCGCACGAGTCCGCGCGGCAGGGCGGGGTCAGGCTGGAGATCCCGGACTTCGGGGACGCGCCCGAGGCGTGA
- a CDS encoding MBL fold metallo-hydrolase, producing the protein MTARVRIERLVTTGQFSLDGGTWDVDNNVWIVGDDHEAIVIDAAHDADAIAEALGERRLTAIVCTHAHNDHINAAPALADRTGATIRLHPDDLPLWKLTHPDRDPDAELADGQVIEVAGTDLTVLHTPGHAPGAVCLHAPGLGTLFTGDTLFKGGPGATGRSYSHFPTIITSIRDRLLTLPPETKVLTGHGDATTIGAEAPHLEEWIDRGH; encoded by the coding sequence GTGACCGCCCGGGTACGCATCGAACGCCTTGTCACCACAGGGCAGTTCAGCCTCGACGGCGGCACGTGGGACGTCGACAACAACGTGTGGATCGTCGGCGACGACCACGAGGCGATCGTCATCGACGCCGCCCACGACGCCGACGCAATCGCCGAAGCCCTGGGTGAACGTCGCCTGACCGCCATCGTGTGCACCCACGCCCACAACGACCACATCAACGCCGCACCCGCCCTCGCCGACCGCACCGGCGCGACGATCCGGCTGCACCCCGACGACCTGCCCCTGTGGAAGCTGACCCACCCCGACCGGGACCCCGACGCCGAGCTGGCCGACGGCCAGGTGATCGAGGTGGCAGGCACCGACCTGACGGTCCTGCACACCCCCGGGCACGCACCGGGTGCGGTCTGTCTCCACGCCCCGGGGCTCGGCACGCTCTTCACCGGAGACACCCTGTTCAAGGGAGGGCCGGGCGCCACCGGCCGCTCCTACTCCCACTTCCCGACGATCATCACCTCGATCCGCGACCGCCTGCTCACCCTCCCACCCGAGACGAAGGTCCTCACCGGCCACGGCGATGCAACGACCATCGGCGCCGAGGCCCCGCACCTCGAAGAATGGATCGACCGGGGGCACTGA
- a CDS encoding DUF4180 domain-containing protein yields the protein MTTDTLLTLHGVRVLHCAPDGPPLDSERAALDLIGDAMGQDAELVAVPVERVAEEFFRLRSGVAGAVIQKFVNYRIRLAVVGDVSRHVAESTSLRDFVRETNGGGRIWFVPTDDELDTRLSPAG from the coding sequence ATGACCACCGACACGCTCCTGACCCTTCATGGCGTACGTGTCCTGCACTGTGCCCCCGACGGCCCGCCGCTCGACTCGGAGCGGGCGGCGCTCGATCTCATCGGCGACGCGATGGGGCAGGACGCGGAGCTGGTCGCGGTGCCCGTGGAACGGGTCGCGGAGGAGTTCTTCCGGCTGCGGTCGGGTGTCGCGGGCGCGGTCATACAGAAGTTCGTGAACTACAGGATCCGGCTGGCCGTCGTCGGCGACGTCTCGCGGCACGTCGCCGAGAGCACGTCCCTGCGTGACTTCGTCCGCGAGACCAACGGCGGCGGCCGGATCTGGTTCGTGCCGACCGACGACGAGCTGGACACCAGATTGAGCCCGGCCGGGTGA
- a CDS encoding S-(hydroxymethyl)mycothiol dehydrogenase, which produces MAQEVRGVIAPGKDEPVRVETILVPDPGPGEAVVQVQACGVCHTDLHYKQGGISDEFPFLLGHEAAGVVESVGEGVTDVAPGDFVILNWRAVCGNCRACLRGRPWYCFNTHNAKQKMTLADGTELSPALGIGAFAEKTLVAAGQCTKVDPSVAPQVAGLLGCGVMAGIGAAINTGNVGRGDSVAVIGCGGVGDAAIAGSRLAGAARIIAVDIDDRKLEKARSMGATHTVNSRQTDAVEAIRELTGGFGADVVIEAVGRPETYKQAFYGRDLAGTVVLVGVPTPEMKLELPLLDVFGRGGALKSSWYGDCLPSRDFPMLIDLHLQGRLDLAAFVTETIALDEVEKAFERMHGGDVLRSVVVL; this is translated from the coding sequence ATGGCGCAGGAAGTTCGCGGCGTGATCGCACCGGGCAAGGACGAGCCGGTTCGCGTGGAGACGATCCTGGTACCCGACCCGGGTCCTGGTGAGGCCGTCGTGCAGGTGCAGGCCTGCGGTGTCTGTCACACCGACCTGCACTACAAGCAGGGCGGCATCTCGGACGAGTTCCCCTTCCTCCTCGGGCACGAGGCGGCGGGTGTGGTGGAGTCGGTGGGGGAGGGCGTCACCGATGTCGCCCCCGGCGACTTCGTGATCCTCAACTGGCGTGCGGTGTGCGGCAATTGCCGGGCCTGCCTGCGCGGACGGCCGTGGTACTGCTTCAACACCCACAACGCGAAGCAGAAGATGACCCTGGCCGACGGCACCGAGCTGTCCCCGGCGCTGGGGATCGGCGCGTTCGCGGAGAAGACGCTGGTGGCGGCGGGGCAGTGCACCAAGGTGGATCCGTCGGTGGCGCCGCAGGTGGCGGGGCTGCTGGGGTGCGGGGTGATGGCGGGCATCGGTGCCGCGATCAACACGGGCAACGTCGGACGCGGTGACAGCGTGGCGGTGATCGGCTGCGGCGGCGTCGGGGACGCGGCGATCGCCGGATCGCGGCTGGCGGGGGCGGCGAGGATCATCGCTGTGGACATCGACGACCGCAAGCTCGAGAAGGCGCGGTCGATGGGCGCCACCCACACGGTCAATTCGAGGCAGACCGATGCGGTGGAGGCGATCAGGGAGCTGACCGGCGGCTTCGGTGCGGACGTGGTGATCGAGGCGGTGGGCCGCCCGGAGACGTACAAGCAGGCGTTCTACGGCCGCGACCTGGCCGGCACGGTCGTCCTCGTCGGTGTGCCCACGCCGGAGATGAAGCTCGAACTGCCGCTGCTGGACGTGTTCGGCCGGGGCGGTGCGCTGAAGTCGTCCTGGTACGGCGACTGCCTGCCCAGCCGCGACTTCCCCATGCTGATCGACCTGCACCTGCAGGGCCGTCTCGACCTGGCCGCGTTCGTCACCGAGACCATCGCGCTGGACGAGGTGGAGAAGGCGTTCGAGCGGATGCACGGCGGCGACGTACTGCGCTCGGTGGTGGTCCTGTGA
- a CDS encoding SDR family oxidoreductase: MPEPLKGKVALVAGATRGAGRGIAVELGAAGATVYVTGRSTRARRSEYDRPETIEDTADLVTEAGGKGIAVPTDHLDPAQVRTLVDRIAGEQGRLDVLVNDIWGGETLFEWDTPVWEHDLDNGLRLLRLAVETHAITSHHVLPLLLRQPGGLVVEMTDGTAAYNRDTYRVNFFYDLAKASVLRMAFALGHELGPRGATAVALTPGWLRSEMMLENFGVREDNWRDALERVPHFAISETPRYVGRAVVALAADPDVARFNGGSLSSGGLAQVYGFTDLDGSRPDAWRYLVEVQDAGKPADTTGYR; the protein is encoded by the coding sequence ATGCCGGAGCCGCTGAAGGGCAAGGTGGCGCTCGTCGCCGGGGCGACGCGGGGGGCGGGGCGTGGGATCGCCGTGGAGCTCGGGGCGGCGGGCGCCACCGTCTACGTCACCGGTCGCAGCACGCGCGCCCGGCGTTCCGAGTACGACCGCCCCGAGACCATCGAGGACACCGCCGACCTCGTCACCGAGGCAGGCGGCAAGGGGATCGCCGTACCCACCGACCACCTCGACCCGGCGCAGGTCCGCACGCTGGTCGACCGCATCGCCGGCGAGCAGGGGCGCCTCGACGTCCTCGTCAACGACATCTGGGGCGGCGAGACCCTCTTCGAATGGGACACCCCCGTCTGGGAGCATGACCTCGACAACGGGCTCCGGCTGCTCCGGCTCGCGGTCGAGACGCACGCGATCACCAGCCACCACGTCCTGCCGCTGCTCCTGCGCCAACCCGGCGGACTGGTGGTCGAGATGACCGACGGCACCGCCGCGTACAACCGTGACACCTACCGCGTGAACTTCTTCTACGACCTCGCCAAGGCCTCCGTCCTGCGCATGGCGTTCGCCCTCGGCCACGAACTCGGCCCGCGCGGTGCCACCGCCGTCGCGCTCACGCCGGGCTGGCTGCGCTCGGAGATGATGCTCGAGAACTTCGGGGTGCGGGAGGACAACTGGCGGGACGCCCTCGAGCGCGTCCCGCACTTCGCCATCTCCGAGACCCCGCGCTACGTGGGACGCGCCGTCGTCGCCCTCGCCGCCGACCCCGACGTGGCCCGCTTCAACGGCGGATCCCTCTCCAGTGGCGGCCTCGCCCAGGTGTACGGCTTCACGGACCTCGACGGCAGCCGTCCCGACGCCTGGCGCTACCTCGTGGAGGTCCAGGACGCGGGCAAACCGGCGGACACGACCGGCTACCGCTGA
- a CDS encoding sugar ABC transporter substrate-binding protein, with the protein MRTVVAMTGALALSLAAGCAKGGAAGSGANTVTYWLWDANQLPAYQACAKAFEKENPGLEVEITQMGWDEYWTKLTASFIAGTEPDVFTDHIQKFGQFADLKVLEPLDDLGIDESDYQSGLAANWIGQDGHRYGAPKDWDTVALFYNQKMLEAAGLTAQELGSLSWNQKDGGTFEKAVAHLTVDKNGKRGDEPGFDKNNVKVYGLATAGAGDGDGQTQWSNFAASAGWTYTDKKRWGTEYHYDDKTFQSVIKWYFGLARKGYMAPLTDYSAGANPANAQLAAGKAAAAFDGAWMISTYYGFKGVKVGTAFTPVGPTGKRATMMNGLADSITRNAHNKAGARKWVQYLASNECQKTVGGYGIVFPATPDGTKAAVAAYRKKGIDVTAFTQPVADKKDFTTFSYPITNYAADVFALMHPAMQDIYGNGKSVSSLGKTTDQINLILDQ; encoded by the coding sequence ATGCGTACGGTCGTGGCGATGACCGGGGCGCTGGCGCTGTCCCTCGCCGCCGGGTGCGCCAAGGGCGGCGCGGCCGGGTCGGGCGCGAACACGGTGACGTACTGGCTCTGGGACGCCAACCAGCTGCCCGCCTACCAGGCGTGTGCGAAGGCCTTCGAGAAGGAGAACCCCGGCCTCGAGGTCGAGATCACGCAGATGGGCTGGGACGAGTACTGGACCAAGCTCACCGCGAGCTTCATCGCGGGCACCGAACCGGACGTGTTCACCGACCACATCCAGAAGTTCGGCCAGTTCGCCGATCTCAAGGTGCTCGAGCCGCTCGACGACCTGGGCATCGACGAGTCGGACTACCAGTCCGGGCTCGCCGCCAACTGGATCGGCCAGGACGGACACCGCTACGGCGCCCCCAAGGACTGGGACACCGTGGCCCTCTTCTACAACCAGAAGATGCTCGAGGCAGCCGGGCTCACGGCGCAGGAGCTGGGCAGCCTCTCCTGGAACCAGAAGGACGGCGGCACCTTCGAGAAGGCCGTCGCGCATCTCACCGTCGACAAGAACGGCAAGCGCGGGGACGAGCCCGGCTTCGACAAGAACAACGTGAAGGTGTACGGCCTCGCGACCGCCGGCGCCGGAGACGGTGACGGCCAGACGCAGTGGAGCAACTTCGCCGCCTCCGCGGGCTGGACCTACACCGACAAGAAGCGGTGGGGCACCGAGTACCACTACGACGACAAGACGTTCCAGTCCGTGATCAAGTGGTACTTCGGCCTGGCGAGGAAGGGGTACATGGCCCCGCTCACGGACTACAGCGCGGGCGCCAACCCGGCCAACGCGCAGCTCGCAGCGGGCAAGGCCGCCGCCGCCTTCGACGGGGCCTGGATGATCTCGACGTACTACGGATTCAAGGGCGTCAAGGTCGGCACGGCCTTCACCCCGGTCGGTCCCACCGGCAAGCGCGCCACGATGATGAACGGCCTCGCCGACTCCATCACCAGGAACGCCCACAACAAGGCGGGCGCCAGGAAGTGGGTGCAGTACCTCGCATCGAACGAGTGCCAGAAGACCGTGGGCGGTTACGGGATCGTCTTCCCGGCCACACCCGACGGCACGAAGGCCGCGGTGGCCGCGTACAGGAAGAAGGGCATCGACGTCACGGCCTTCACCCAGCCGGTCGCCGACAAGAAGGACTTCACCACCTTCTCCTATCCGATCACCAACTACGCGGCGGACGTGTTCGCGCTGATGCACCCCGCCATGCAGGACATCTACGGCAACGGCAAGTCCGTGAGCAGCCTCGGCAAGACCACCGACCAGATCAACCTGATCCTCGACCAGTGA
- a CDS encoding carbohydrate ABC transporter permease, whose protein sequence is MTIASSSPPSRLPLSGATEARTKTRTSRAGSREGQGDGRLAAVFLAPALLGFLVFLLWPTLRGIYLSFTRFNLLTPAEWVGLDNYDRMVHDPIFWDSLQVTVAYVIINIGVQTVTALAVAVLLQRLTQSALLRGIVLTPYLMSNVVAGIVWLWILDTQLGIGNEIISALGFDRIPFLADETWAIPTIALINVWRHVGYTALLLFAGLQAIPNDMYEAAKVDGASEWRMFWRITMPLLRPVLAVVLIMTVIGSFQVFDTVAVTTQGGPANATNVLQYYIYGAAFGRFQFGYASAMSVALLVVLSAITVVQYRLTRAGQTDLG, encoded by the coding sequence ATGACCATCGCCTCCAGCAGCCCTCCGTCGCGTCTGCCGCTGAGCGGCGCCACGGAGGCACGGACGAAAACCCGGACGAGCAGGGCAGGTTCCCGGGAAGGACAGGGCGACGGACGGCTCGCCGCGGTGTTCCTCGCCCCGGCCCTCCTGGGCTTCCTGGTCTTCCTGCTCTGGCCGACGCTGCGGGGCATCTACCTGAGCTTCACCCGCTTCAACCTGCTGACGCCCGCGGAGTGGGTGGGTCTCGACAACTACGACCGGATGGTCCACGACCCGATCTTCTGGGACTCACTGCAGGTCACGGTCGCGTACGTGATCATCAACATCGGTGTGCAGACGGTGACCGCCCTCGCCGTAGCCGTACTGCTGCAGCGGCTGACACAGTCCGCACTGCTGCGCGGGATCGTGCTCACGCCGTATCTGATGTCGAACGTCGTCGCCGGCATCGTCTGGCTCTGGATCCTCGACACCCAGCTCGGTATCGGCAACGAGATCATCTCCGCGCTCGGGTTCGACCGCATCCCGTTCCTCGCCGACGAGACCTGGGCGATCCCGACGATCGCGCTCATCAACGTGTGGCGGCACGTGGGCTACACCGCACTGCTGCTGTTCGCCGGTCTGCAGGCCATCCCGAACGACATGTACGAGGCGGCGAAGGTCGACGGCGCGAGCGAGTGGCGGATGTTCTGGCGGATCACGATGCCGCTGCTGCGCCCGGTGCTCGCGGTGGTGCTGATCATGACGGTGATCGGCTCGTTCCAGGTGTTCGACACGGTCGCCGTCACCACGCAGGGCGGACCGGCGAACGCCACCAACGTCCTTCAGTACTACATCTACGGCGCCGCGTTCGGCCGCTTCCAGTTCGGCTACGCGTCCGCGATGTCCGTCGCGCTGCTCGTCGTGCTGAGCGCGATCACCGTCGTCCAGTACCGGCTCACCCGGGCCGGCCAGACCGACCTCGGCTGA
- a CDS encoding L,D-transpeptidase family protein, with the protein MGDIRRRGAVALGITGLVAPLTLALGSAPAQAAASCTTKTGPYQKQVEKFLGRPVDGKQSAADCKAIQAFQNKHGITPNIGYAGPVTWGVMDLMLKQKAVGKNPNKDGKCPVNKGRIACVNLTLQLSWIQDGKKLVYGPVPVRTGRNGYETRTGLKKIYWRHIDHVSTIYNVPMPYSQFFDGGQAFHSVGVSMWNPPGSHGCVNMTKTAAKTYWSLLKKGDDVFVYGRKPGT; encoded by the coding sequence ATGGGGGACATACGCAGACGAGGGGCCGTCGCCCTCGGCATCACCGGACTGGTCGCACCGCTCACGCTCGCGCTGGGCAGCGCGCCCGCGCAGGCGGCCGCGAGTTGCACCACGAAGACCGGCCCGTACCAGAAGCAGGTGGAGAAGTTCCTCGGCCGCCCGGTCGACGGAAAGCAGTCGGCCGCCGACTGCAAGGCCATCCAGGCCTTCCAGAACAAGCACGGCATCACCCCGAACATCGGCTACGCGGGCCCCGTCACCTGGGGTGTGATGGACCTGATGCTGAAGCAGAAGGCCGTGGGGAAGAACCCCAACAAGGACGGCAAGTGCCCGGTGAACAAGGGCCGTATCGCCTGTGTGAACCTCACGCTCCAGCTGAGCTGGATCCAGGACGGCAAGAAGCTCGTCTACGGGCCGGTGCCGGTCCGTACCGGCCGTAACGGGTACGAGACCCGCACCGGCCTGAAGAAGATCTACTGGCGGCACATCGACCACGTCTCGACCATCTACAACGTGCCCATGCCCTACAGCCAGTTCTTCGACGGCGGCCAGGCCTTCCACTCGGTCGGCGTGAGCATGTGGAACCCGCCGGGCTCGCACGGCTGCGTCAACATGACCAAGACCGCAGCCAAGACGTACTGGTCGCTGCTGAAGAAGGGCGACGACGTGTTCGTGTACGGCCGCAAGCCGGGCACCTGA
- a CDS encoding metal-sensitive transcriptional regulator: MELQFEGDELKSVLNRLRRAQGQISGVIKMIEEGRDCEDVVTQLAAASRALDRAGFAIIATGLQQCLTDPGRSGANGESAEQMKARLEKLFLSLA, encoded by the coding sequence GTGGAGCTGCAGTTCGAGGGTGATGAGCTCAAGTCGGTGCTGAACCGGCTGCGCCGGGCGCAGGGGCAGATCTCCGGTGTGATCAAGATGATCGAGGAGGGACGCGACTGCGAGGACGTCGTCACCCAGCTCGCCGCGGCGTCTCGCGCTCTCGACCGGGCCGGCTTCGCGATCATCGCGACCGGGCTGCAGCAGTGCCTGACCGACCCCGGGCGCAGCGGGGCGAACGGCGAGAGCGCGGAGCAGATGAAGGCGCGGCTGGAGAAACTGTTCCTGTCGCTCGCGTGA
- a CDS encoding ROK family protein, with translation MTTGTASWLPLSPGERSVAIEVLVHGPLSRTDLARRLNLSAGSLTRLTKPLIETGLLIEVPEGGTPAEARQGRPSQPLDVVAESRSFVGFKITEDMVYGVVTTLRSHIVARHDRPLTTHDPDEVVGLLGEMTDDLARTHPRLAGIGIGVGGLVQDRAVVGESPFLGWRDVPLAALVEERTGLPVVVENDVAALVEAETWFGAGRGLDRFVVLTIGAGIGYGLVLGGRRVPNAEEDRGFGRHWIVNPNGPLTPDGERGSAVSLLTIPNIRYQVHAATGRDRTYEEILALAAAGEPMPARVIDEAARALGTLVAQIANFAMPQKILLAGEGVGLMDVAGRTVEEAVRAQRHPLAAPVDLETKVSDFHDWARGAAVLAIQVLVLGAAEA, from the coding sequence ATGACCACAGGTACCGCCAGCTGGCTGCCACTGAGCCCGGGGGAGCGCTCCGTGGCGATCGAGGTGCTCGTCCACGGCCCGCTGTCGCGCACCGACCTCGCGCGACGACTGAACCTCTCCGCGGGCAGCCTCACCCGGCTGACCAAACCGCTGATCGAGACCGGCCTGCTGATCGAGGTCCCGGAAGGGGGCACCCCGGCGGAGGCGCGGCAGGGGCGCCCCTCGCAGCCCCTCGACGTGGTCGCCGAGTCCCGCTCCTTCGTCGGCTTCAAGATCACCGAGGACATGGTGTACGGCGTCGTCACCACCCTCAGGAGCCATATCGTCGCCCGCCACGACCGGCCCCTCACCACGCACGACCCCGACGAAGTCGTCGGCCTGCTGGGCGAGATGACCGACGACCTGGCCCGCACCCACCCCCGGCTCGCCGGGATCGGCATCGGTGTGGGCGGCCTCGTCCAGGACCGTGCCGTGGTGGGGGAGTCGCCCTTCCTGGGATGGCGCGACGTCCCGCTCGCCGCGCTGGTCGAGGAGCGCACGGGATTGCCGGTGGTCGTCGAGAACGACGTCGCTGCCCTGGTCGAGGCCGAGACCTGGTTCGGCGCCGGCCGCGGCCTCGACCGCTTCGTCGTCCTCACCATCGGCGCCGGCATCGGCTACGGCCTGGTCCTGGGCGGCAGGCGGGTGCCCAACGCCGAGGAGGACCGTGGCTTCGGGCGCCACTGGATCGTCAACCCCAACGGTCCGCTCACCCCCGACGGGGAACGCGGCAGCGCCGTCTCGCTCCTGACCATCCCCAACATCCGCTACCAGGTCCATGCCGCCACCGGCCGGGACCGGACGTACGAGGAGATCCTCGCCCTCGCCGCCGCCGGGGAACCCATGCCCGCCCGCGTCATCGACGAGGCGGCCCGCGCCCTGGGCACGCTGGTCGCTCAGATCGCCAACTTCGCCATGCCGCAGAAGATCCTGCTCGCCGGTGAGGGGGTCGGACTGATGGACGTCGCAGGCAGGACGGTGGAGGAGGCCGTCCGCGCGCAGCGGCATCCACTGGCCGCCCCGGTGGATCTGGAGACCAAGGTGTCGGACTTCCACGACTGGGCTCGCGGGGCCGCCGTCCTGGCGATCCAGGTGCTCGTGCTGGGGGCTGCGGAGGCGTGA